AAAGAAACCCAGCTGGAACAGACAGCAGAAAACAGAACTGTCAACTTGGAAATCTTACTAGCCTTAAGAACTATACATTCCTCTACATAATAGGGTAATGGTTGAGGTTGACAATTTTTATACTAGCTATAGTAGAGCAAGGTAGATTTTCTACGGCTTGTGTCTTTAAAGTAAGGAAACCACATGGGTCACCCTTACCCTTTTTGATAAGTTTGTTTGGTACCTATATAATAACTGATGAAGGAAAACAGAGACAAGCATGTTCTTGTTTGTTgggttggggtctggtatccaggctattgtCATACGGGGCATAGCATTGTTTGCATGTATGAAATACCCAACATGTTACTGGTCACGCAGGCATCTCATCTCTTCAATTCTTATCAACCATTAATCATACACCAAACATCTACCAATCAGTCTTTATATGGCTGCCGGGTTTTCATCCTTTCTGACCTGGAACTTACTGCCATTACATATGTAGCAGCCAATCTACCTAACCTTTCTCACCACAGGGCACTAGAACTAAACAGTCCTCTCATTTGATTTCCATCAGTGTAAATACTAACCCCCGAAAGGAAATAAAAAGACCCTGTAGGCATAATTTCATGCCTGTTTAACTGGTCAATTCAGGCAGACTGACCAGATTGGCCCCCAAATCTGTGGTTATTTAGATACCATTTACGATGATTTAGGTTTATGGTCTATTCATTTGCAGTACACTAATCCCGTGTAATAGCCCAATAACTGactcaaatgtatttttaaacgCCTGAACCATTACACAAAATGGGTGTTCATTTGTCAATGCATGAAAGGTCAACAGGAGTGTTAAGAGCCACGATaacaccaaactttcagacaaatCTTTACAGTTAAAACCTAAAAATGGATACAGTGACAAATCTTCAAGACAAGAGAGATGACCTATTAAGCAATCACACTTCACAAATTCTATCAAAGAGACCTTTGAGATCCAACTATATTGCATATAGTACAGATTTTAAGTAAAGAAGGCCTGGGAATACTATTTTCTTTACAAGAAATACACCTGGATTTTACTGCAGATCAAATTGCTTCGTTATGATTGATGCAAGTAAGGCTTTACAAATTTTATCCATGTGCCTGTTAAAAATCAAAATCTTCTTCACAGCATTCAAAGGCAGTGCCGCAAACACCATAACTTCTAGATTTAAAGTGATGCCCGTTGAGTTTTTCCCGAACTCACCTGAACCAGACTGAGTATAATCATGAGCAGTGGAGGAGGGAAGCAGCTGTAGTAGTCAGAGTAAATCTTCCTGTCCGACTCCTCCGTCAGGACCTCCTTCGCCACCCTGTGGACAGACTTCTGGAAGCAGGTCTTGGGCAGGTCGTCAGGCTGCACCAGCTGGTAGCTGCTGACGTCGCCGTTGTTTAGACATCGATCCCTCGACAGGACCGCAGAACGGAAACTGTTCCTTCTTTTGTTACTCATCTGGTTGAAGAGCAGGTAAAGACACAGTCAAAACGATGATATGCTGGTATACTTAATAGAAATTTTCTGAAATCTGTGTACCACACTATATCTGCTGCAGCTGAAATAATCTTACTGCAAATGAAAGCCAAGACATCAAGACTTTTTTCTCTATTCATGATCAGATAAAGAAGAGTggcatgtagaaaaaaatataaattttgtTTGATTTGCAAGTAATCTCTTTAATGTTGCCATTTTGATCAGGAACAACATATTTGACTCATGTTTAGAACAATTCAAGAGGTGTCATACCAATGTAGTACAAACTGTTAAACTAAGTACAAGCTCTAAAAGCCCTTTCCTTTCAGCTTTATCATGTTATAACATTATgtctgacaatgaaaaatggaaaaacCCTTACAATGTTGACGAACTGCTGGAAGCTGATGTTGCCCATGTCGTCCTGCTGTAGAAGCTCCTGCACCAGACTGAGGTGGTGGGCGTCGATGTCTCCCGCCATGTCACGGTGCTGGAGCACACGCAGAAACCGCTGCACGGAGATCACACCGTCACGGTCAAGGTCGTACTGGGGGGATAGAGTAGTAGCGgcttattgttattgttatcattatctaCTAACATAATTCTGGCAGGAACCGCTGCACGGAGATCATGCCATCACGGTCAAGGTCATACTGGGGGTGATAGAGAAGTAGCATATAACATCTACTGAAGTCGGCGAAAgatagacatctaggtaataagatactaaGTACACCATATAGCAATTTGGTGTATCACCTTGTCCAgcacctggatatgattttgcaagtCATATCCACATAATCCAGTTGCATGTGCATTTGCCATAACATCTATTGACATTATTCTACTAGGTTGcttataacatacatgtatctgccacCCTGATGAAATGTAACTTAAGATAAAGCAACCTTCCCCAGGATGTCCTCTTGCATAACTAAACTGTGCATACTTGGAGAATGGGGGATGCTGCACTTAATACGGAAGATGCTAGGCTGTGCATGGAAGCACTTACAAAGCAAACCAAGTATCAAACATAGTTCATCAGTGTTGCCTTGGGACAACTACTTGAGGATTCCTGTCTTGTGGTCTTGATGAGTGGTCTAAATACTTTtggacagttttcttttgatacTACTATTTGTTCTATCATAAATGTAACAAGAAAGGCATACAGATTAAGCTGCAGTAAAAATAGCAACTGCCAACCAAATAAATTGCACAGTTCCAAACTTTTCGTGGGTAACGTTGATTAAAATTGTTAACGATAAATTGAACAAAACTATTAAACTAATAAAAGATATCCTCAattaaattttattttgcatttagcATTCTGGTATGTCTCAAATATGGGGTGTGGGGAATGACTTATACGACCTTGTGTGCCTATGTGGGAGGTCACACCAGATTATCTCTATGACCTTGGGATCAGAATAGAACACGACCAGACGATCGTCTGTCAAGTTCATGTTTCCTCCTGTCAGCAAGAAGAATCTACAACATGTACCAGGCACATGTCACATTCAAGTCTGCAAATATTTGGGAGAGCCTCCTGACCAAACATTAGTGTTGATATTAGGAAATAGTTCATCTTGGTCTTGCAGATTGAACAAAGTTGACTTAACCTGGGTCAAAGGCCTTGGTGATGTTATTTCAGACATTATTTTGTCATATAGACATGGTACGGACTTGAAATGCTATGTTTTAACAGCTTTCAAGTTCATTGTGGCAGTCTGAATTAAAAATAATTCTATTTGATAGACGTcatctactttattttatttcattctatttaAAATTGCAACGATGCAATACAGAAGGCAGCAATGCTGATGTTGGGAGCCATAACTTAAGATGATCAGTGCTTATAAAAAAACTGCGACTTATACTTGCCAATATAGCAAGCAAAAAGTTGATAATGTATTGACTGACTGAAAAACTCTTCAAGCTTCCCTACTACACCACATGAAGAtgcagtttttaaaaatcaaaagaGGAATTACAGGACAGTCCTATGCTACTTTGGAAGACCAGAAGGTGCCTAGCTGTCTTCCTTATTAAGTCCTCTTGACAAGGGGGTTGAATCCTCtcaaaaatagttttttttctcagtCAAATTCTTTGACTCCTCACAGTTGCTTAAAGATGAGAGACAAAGACATCACTAGATTTGTAGGATAGGAGACCTTTCAACATTAAAGATAAGAAGTTCTATATATGTAGCTGAATGTATTAAGATTGACATAGGGAAATTTCTGTGTATTTGTTAATGAAGTACTTGCAAAGTTCACAACCATATATGAAAGCACATTTCTATCATAAGGGTAAGCCAAAATATTGATGACACAGCAATGCTTAAAAAAATCTCGGAGACCTTAAATATCAGGTTTTCTCAAATTTAAATATCATTTGGTCACAATAGACCAATCCTATCTGTCCATCACAATTGGCAGTCCAACCAAAGAGAGAATGGCAATAATCtgttcaaccaatcagagagtgactgcatgtccgtcaaatatttgcatcttcatactttttattttgcatttctatgttttgacaGAAGTGGACACGGCTAGGGGATCAGTCTATTATGTCTGGAACAACAAAGAATGCCATACATCAAGTAGAGTCACAGATTTTGCATCACAATTGCACCAGCATTACCTATTGTCTGGCTATTCGCTCCTGTGTCTGCCTCCTCAGACAGAGTAGATGGATAGGAGGTTCCCATTTGTcgtgatacagatacagaaattctGGCTTTGTTCGGACTCAAGTGGGGTGAAATGGGAGGAGAATCGCTCTTTTTTTAGGTTATTGAAAAATTGTTTCATGGAAAGGACAGTGGTACAGAATAGAGGTGTCAGTGTGGAAAAAGAACCCAGCTGTTCAAATTATAGTGTCTAGTTGTATTGTGGCATATGGGTATGTAATAAGATGGATGACACTGCTATACTTCATGTATGCTTAGCCGAAAGAATTCTAGCTATGCAAAGGGAAGCAAAAACCCTACCAAGTTACCAACCATTAAAAAAAGTGTTTTATCAAGTAGCTGCCCAGTTATCTAAACCTGTCATTTTAAAGCTTCATAATGTTCAATTGAAATTATGTGCTAAAAATGATCCTATTTTATGTTCTGGTTTTATGGGTGGTTCCttcctgtatttttttaatcacaGCTACATAAAATTATATCTatgttcactcactcattcgctGCATgactctcactctctcactcactcactcacttatccactcactcatcctcactcactcatacaTTCACTTAATCCGTTCTCTCACTCTTCCACACATACTCACTCATTCTCACTGactctcacactcactcactctctccttgactgactgactcactcactcattttcTCACACACTCATTCCATGAGAGTGCATATAAAGCCTACCAGTACGACCATAATATCCATTTGAAACTAGAATTCTCCAAATCAGCTTGACTGCTTGTGCCTTTAATGATGATTTCAAGACCTGAGAAGAGTTAGCCTGGTTGACTATAATTTCCTTTCATCTTGAGTTCCTAGGACACTCTTTCATACCTTTGACTCCTGCACAACAATGGAACCTCCAGGAGTAATTTTCAACCTTATGATTAACTTCTGACCTCTGGTGACCCCTCCAACAATGGAGCCAAAGAAATCCACCCAGCCCCGAAAATTGCTGATATCTTCTTAAATCCTTTTGTCCTTCACAGTCCTGGCCTCAATATACCTACttatttcccaagggcacattgTGAGCATTGGTTCACCTGACCCCCTTTCTCAATCCTAAACAGTCTGACTCAACGTTTCCTGATGTGAAATatttggtcaaaattggccatcGTTAGAAGTCATGTTGATGACTACGATATTCTGTTTTCAGTCAAGACTATTGACACTGAAAATACCAAGAATACACCAAGACTCTGTAAGAGCAGCAtttaaaatatgaaaacatataAAGTACTGACAAGCTCCCAGGCTTTTCTGACAGCATACCCCTACTTGTATAAGTTATTGAAATTTACAAAggcttcttctttcttttttgatggAGGAGTCATCCAGAAAAGCCTAGGAGACCCCTGGAAATGATAAAACGGCCAGAGTAACCAACATTTCTTGTTCTTACCTGCCTGTCTATCCTAGTATCTACCAGATTGACTACGCTGGTCATTATTAAATATAGGTAGAATAATTTTCCAGAGGAGTTTTGAAACCCatttgccaaattctacgattCCCACATCCTTTTAGGAAGGTCAGGTGGAGGCTAGTCTATCCTAAATGCTCAAATGTCTACTTAACACCTTTCTGTAATGCCTTGTGACAAGATAATTGGATGAACACCAGCCCTTTGACCCCTTCAAAGCAAAGGCTTGTGCTGGGAAAGCATTTACTTAAGCTTAGGAAAGCATTTACTTAAGTTTTAGGCTCAACAGTCTAAgtttagtatatatatatatatatgtaccttACTTGTGTCTAAGCCAATGCTGTGCAAAAGAACACAGTGATATGGTCATGATGCATTTACTTTCAGTTAAACATATAAATGCAATCTCTACATATTATATGGGGATATCTTGTAAGTTTTTGCTTCAAATGTCTGATTTTAATACTGGGTACTGTTTTGTAGTCCCCACATCCTTCTTGTCTTTAACTTTTCCAAGGAGGTTTAGCCTCCTTACTTTTTCCAAGTATACCTTGTATCCCACGCAAGGcctttacaactgttacagtaacagttactacacTTTGTATATTTTAGCCCTCACTACTGTTGTGAAAGGAAACAACTTCCTTTACCCCTATGTTGTGGCATCACAGTTTATGAATACCACACACAAGTACAGCATCAACAAAGCTGAAataacattcaatttgtttctttttggtTGGCAACATTGGAAGCCACTGTAGAGAAGAGAACATGGCTCCAGGGAAGATGAAACCACAGATTTGCACTGAAGCTTACATGCCTGGCGGCCATGGGTCAGGGAAATACAAGCTTCTCACTTACAGGGTCAACTTCAATGTTAATTTGAGTTTGCTGAGGGGACAGGTCATTATGTTCCAATGGAGGGTGTGTATTTAATTTTGGAGGTTTCAAATTCAAAGTAAGATCTATTTTGGACAACAATCATTTTTCAACCCTTTGTGCATTCAGACTATTGGaacatacattttcaaaaattctaCTCATTATTGAAAATTGGCTGACGATCTTGATAAAAACTGTGCATAAAATTGAGACAATTGGAATATACACTGGTAACCTAGAGAAGTGCGAAATTCAAATAcagtactggtactggtacattACGGTGACTGTACCCTTTTGACAGTGGTAAAATGTAATTTCAAGAGACATGTGGATCATTTATGACATCatacattttgaaaacagaGAATTCTCAAACCACATACCTTGTCAAAGAGTGGCTTCCACTTCTACAGGGCACCAACGGGCAGGCCAGCAGATCAACAGGACCAGCAGAGGGGAAACAAAAGAGAAGTTGATGAATGTGACATACTTCTGTCAAGCAGATGCACAAATGAAGATTAATGATACCAGGAAGATGCTTTCCCTGTAATCAAGATGTCTGGGAGAGATAAACTAGTGAATACCAACACAGTCAGGAaaatgatagtacatgtacaaatgtatatgtggTATTGTTCTGTATTTTCATTTCCGGGTTTCTGATGATACAAATCTACCAACATTCCTCTGTGCAAGTGCATTGCAATTTCCTGaactgaagggggggggggggaataaaaaaaaacacttatgTTTTCACAGAAAGGAGGTAATATTAAATACCtcttgtagtagtagtagtagtagattggtttattcattcatttcaacaagaatgacaaatTAAAAGCGGTCTTGCAGCccaaagggctgaattgcactgcttgacagtctttttatatattattttacacaaaaatgaTTATAGGATAAGCAAATGCGAAGCatacaacttattacaatttaaaattcTTGTGTGTGTTCATCTAATTTGCTTaaaaacctctggatggattacgataatacatgtatttggtatgtaggcaggtgttgggaaaacgaaggtcaatgtcgatTATGGGCCCTCTGGTGGCCTACCTTGGTACAACATAACTTCCAGGTTTTATCCCTTTTGCCCTGGATATACtgtattgattttttggtggcagatagcttttcatGTAAGAAAGTGAAGGTTGGGTCCCTTCAGCAGCTTGCTCTGGTTGAATTTGTAATGTTATTAATCAATCAGTTGTATGCTCTACTTTAAAACTTTGTTATATACCAAATTGTGCCTGCCTCAGCGCCTCAgtgaagtctgatatgcggcgaggatgatgatgatgatgaattgtgCAATATGCAGCCATTTTGCCAATAACCCGTGATAACCTGTACATACACAGGTAGTCTGTCTAGGTCTGCTATTTGTCTGAAACCCAAGACTTGATAGGCCAGGGTCAGCCAAGCAGCCACCCTGAGAAAATTGGGGTATATCAACTTTCATAACAATTACCTCTCCCTTACAATAGGTACGGAAATGAGAAACTGTTCTTTGTTTAGAAATCTAGAAATACTGGCTGTAAAACTCCAGTCAAAGATTAAAAGAATTTTAAATGGCAATGACAAAACTGAGTAGACATGAAAATACAACAACCTCTTCTGTCACGTTAAGGCAGCTGAATTTTGTATAATATGGTAACTTGACCATGACTGACCTAGGAAAGTCCCTTATGAATTGTGGTTAACACCTAATAATAAGTATAGGACAGAGGTTTACTGTATTGGTAAATTTTGTCTCCAAAGGAGCACAAGAATACTTTCTTTGGGATGGAAAGGTGAGGGGTCAGAAATGATTTATACCTGGGGAGGTGGATAACAATATCAAAAGGACCCAAGGCTCAAATTGTTCCGCACTGCTCTCTCTGAACTTTCTGCTCTGAAATGCCCTAATTTGGTAACCGGTATTTTACTGATACCTGATCaggttgttttcaaaatatcataaGACATCAAAGACTGTAAGGGCACAAGACACACATGATTGAACAAAGGCATTCTGTCAGGTATTTTGCCAGATGGCATTTCAAGAGTGGAGGTATAATTGACATAACAAACagttatttacaatacagtactTCCGAAAGAAGGAAGTGAGATGAGATGGAAAGATAAGAATTTTGAATATACCATCAACTCAAAAATAACCTGAAGAATGTGTCAGTAACTATGATGATTATGCCAGAAATCAAGTACAATAACGACAAGTGCATATTGATTTGTAACAGAGTTGATTTTTAACATAagattttttgaaaattttaagtCTTTCCAAATCAAATTTACACGAAATGGTGATACACAGTAATTTGGCTAAACATTTATCTGCAACTGTTATGCAAAGACTAAAGGAGGTTTTCCAAGACTAGATTTTCATAATTCTGATGGATACCTTAAGAGCAATAAGACTGCCCTTTAACCCACCCCCCCCAGACATTATCGAGTCTTTCCCCAGAACACCTGGATGCTAGTATCTGAAGTATGCATACCTTAGGGATTACTGATGCTCTATTAGTAGATCTCTTTAACTATTTCTTAAGTGGAAGGTAGGGGTGGGCACCTTTTTTCTTGtaggaccagtccagaaaaaacggcttgtgaaaaaaaatcagtggaccgaaTTCTGGACccattagaaaataaacagatgatTATACAGGCATTCACATGATTTTGGGGATTCAAGTTCATgttcaggtcctgacctggacctgttcctctgtacctggacctgaattttttgtaccaatACCCACTCCTAGTGgaaggtacccaggctaagtggAAGGTGAATGAGGCAATCCTTTCAATCTGCTCGTATGAACTTGAGAGTGGCTTAAAGTTTAACCACAACATCTCAACATGGCAGCTTCAGTCCCACCTGGTAATCTTCAGGTACATAAACACCCCAGCCACAAACCTGCCGCTACAGTCTACACACACTGGGGCATTGTGGGGTTCACCGGGTTTACATGTTACTGTTAGGGctggaaatactgggtgcattaTGCACTTCTGTGCTcataaaattggagctgtgtacccaatttttttctgtgcttGCACCAAGATATTTATGTAGGATTATATAAATACAGGTGCACTAGTATACAGATTATGATTGTTGTCAATGTCAGAAATGACAGAGTTTGTTAGACAGCAAGCTTTATAATTTCAGATTTAAGCTCTCAAGAGAATTGGTAAGGTTTGTGATTAGGTTTTACTGAGTCGACagatagtggtttcaaactgtaatacttggaaaatattacaaattgaAACTGATTGTTCATCGACATGATAGACATAGGCTAGATACCCCGTTTTTAAATACAATTATGGATACAGATTACTTCCTACagaaaaggtgaactagcattgcATATACATCAACAtgattttatcattttcttttgtacaCCGAAACTTTTAGGTTAGTTGCACCAGCTGGCATTATGCACATATTCCCAAATgcgaatttcaagccctgattcACAAACACAAGTGGAGCAGCAGGTTGATTGCAAAGGTCACACGGAGACCTCCAAACTGTTTAATGGGCTAAAAGTATGGGTGCAAATTAAGTACACCATGACAGACACTTTCATAACCGAACTCCCGAACCAATCAAGAGGCCAGCGGGGTTGACGCAAATTAAGTACAGTTTGACAGACACATTGAGAATGGTTACTCAGGGCTGACAAGTTGTCTTTTAAGTACTGATCTGAAAGTAAAATGCaattattattgttttctaCTGGTATTCTTCATAATATATGTGAACAGTGCATGGTACAGACTACAAAGCATTTTACTGGAGCATACCATTTTAAGTGTGTTGCTTAGGTTGAATTTGTTGTCTGCTTttaaaaaattatcaatatcatttcAAACAAGTAAGTCTAATATCAAGatttattcaaattattgtcAATATATTGGTTATTTGTAAACTATACCCTTTATAACACAGCTGGCAGTAGAATACCAAGAAGAGAACTTACATCTTCAATGGCCAGTGGCAGTTGCGGATATTCTATCCGAATCATGTCCGGCGTCAACACGCCTCTCGGACTGGCGTCATCGCTCATCTCGAAGTTAAAGTTTGTGTtcgtggtggtggtggtgttgAGCGGAGACGCGGGCGTCTCAGGAAGAATGGTGATCTCCTCCAGCTCGGGCGCATGCCGGATCATGCTGCCGAGCCCCCCGCCGAAGTCGTAGAAATCATAGAAGTAACACTCCCCCTCCATGGCGCCCATTCCGCGAGCACGGTCCCCGAGCGTCCCTTCCTACTACACAGCTGTCCTGCGAGACCCGGGGTGGCGGCGTGGTCATTGGCGATGCGATCCGAGGCTTGTTGGGTTTACAGAAGGCAGTGGGAACAACCTGCAGGAATGCGGACCATTCCAAATCATAGAAAAGCCCTGCGGCTTGTTGTTACAGGGTGGTCAAGCTCCAGTCCAGGTCCTCAAGTCGTAATCTGTTGCACAAACCTGTGATAAGGAGAAAGAAAAGTTCATCACACTCGATGTAGCAGCAAAGAATGCTCTTCAGGGCTCAATAGCACGTAAAATTTAGGCTATCCTGCAATATGTGAGCCATGATACAGAATCTCATATTCTCCAACCAACATAGTTGTAAATTGTCTGTGTCTATTTATATATTATGACTATCTCGAAAATGTTTATGCAAATTGCAGGTGGTTATTTCCGGTCTTCAGgttacaaaaaaattcaaatataacAATTTTCCTTACACttacaaataaaacaatcttAATCACTCAACCTAGAAGTTTTATTTGTTCAAATCCTCTGCAAACAGATTAAAAGCTTACGAGAAAAGGGAGGAGTAACTTCAACTCTGTCCACTTTTGTCAATTATTTGATGTATGTGGTAACTTGTATCAGAATGTGTACGAGCCATAGCGAGGAATGCTGTAACCTGTCTGTACAGAGTCTTTACATAGCTTTACATTCAGACAGGTTCCACATGCTGTGGATAAGTCGCTTCTGTGCGTACAGAGTTTCTCAAGGCTATCCGTACCCTATATGGTaacatacaagttacaacacATAGTCACATGCCCTGTCAAGCTGTCAGCTAATGTCACACAGGATGGGTGGTGGCTTTAACAAGCATTCAGTGTGACTAATCAACCAATTCTGCCAAGTAATACGGTCTGAGCTCTAGATATACACCATTGTTTTCTGTCCTAACAAAGTGATACAGTAAGATCCTGGTTACTCCAGGTTTCTTTTTGCCATATAAACTCCAGGGATGGAATCATGGAGCATCACCTAGATAATAGCAAACAGCTATAAGCACATTTTCCAGTAGAAGGGTTCAAAACAATCAGAGGTCTCTAAAAGTTGAGATCTTGTTGCTAAAAAGTTACAGCCACATAGTTAGAGAGGTATTTTATCTATCAACACCAGGACAACCTGGGATGCTTCAGTTTCACGACCAATTTGCTCCTAAAGCCTGATGAAGGCAGATAACGCCATTGTACGCAAATAACAATGCCGAAGTGTTCCTTCTAGTTAGAGGAGCGAGGACTGAGACACTCCAGCCTACCCTGGCAACTGTCCATACAGACTGAGCTTcataaagactactgtatgcTGTACATGTTCAATTGGTAGATAGTGCAGTTTATGACTAGCCTCAGGATGCCAGTGGCCTTTCGAGTTTTTGTACGCTCCTGGCAAATTGATACACTCTCAGGCACATGGTATTATAGTACTAGTAAAAGCTTAAAAGGCTGGCAATCTAAAGAGCATATCAAAGCTGAAAAGCCTGGCAACCATGAGggaaaaatgtaatttatgaCATTTTTTATATAACATGCTGCACTGTCCCAGTTTTTATCATCTCATTTTACAAACCGTCCAACACATTCATTGAATCAGGAAAAATATTTGGCACTGGAccacaagatacatgtatgcgaAATCAGAAATTACATTTATACTGTAACAATTCTCCCCATGTACACACAgggtttctttgtgatattgaaaatgctTCGGTAGCCATGGCACAACTCGCAGATAAGCCAAGAATAAACACCTCCCTTTTACACTGCAGCCTTGTCAGTGGAATCAGTTCAGAACAGCTACAAAACAGGTGAATACAGACATTATCTATTAGCATAGGAAGACATCACAAGCTTagctacacatgtatatgtatgtcagCACAAAGTTGTACACCTTTCCTACCTTCTACAGTGTTGTGGA
This genomic stretch from Branchiostoma floridae strain S238N-H82 chromosome 13, Bfl_VNyyK, whole genome shotgun sequence harbors:
- the LOC118429114 gene encoding rhomboid-related protein 2-like; this translates as MGAMEGECYFYDFYDFGGGLGSMIRHAPELEEITILPETPASPLNTTTTTNTNFNFEMSDDASPRGVLTPDMIRIEYPQLPLAIEDKWKPLFDKYDLDRDGVISVQRFLRVLQHRDMAGDIDAHHLSLVQELLQQDDMGNISFQQFVNIMSNKRRNSFRSAVLSRDRCLNNGDVSSYQLVQPDDLPKTCFQKSVHRVAKEVLTEESDRKIYSDYYSCFPPPLLMIILSLVQLGFFVYYAATWDSFSAAGWLSGPVPVDSPFIYNPAKRLQIFRFFTYIVLHAGVEHLVFNLAVQLLLGVPLEMIHGTFRVGAVYLAGALAGSMSTSVIDRTVYLVGGSGGVYALLAGHLANVLTNYTEMQETFGIAKIGLILIITSADVGFSIWRRYNDHPKDTRVSFLAHLFGLLAGLTIGLLILRNFEQKLHERVMWWVSLVVYAACIIFTIFWNIFYY